A stretch of Lactuca sativa cultivar Salinas chromosome 6, Lsat_Salinas_v11, whole genome shotgun sequence DNA encodes these proteins:
- the LOC111877592 gene encoding protein SAWADEE HOMEODOMAIN HOMOLOG 1: MDHRLRSRGEKKVYSGFTTSEMEKMEKVIKESGENPLNPDVFKILARRFNRSSGRAGKPILKWTDVQNWFIEKQQCLMSKNTNKLPAVQEGDSDMSKGEKIVDLSKLEFEAKSSDNAWYDVEVFITHRFISSGPEVLVRYVGFGIEEDEWIHVKNVRERSIPIEHSECHKVMIGDTVLCFQEKTDQARYYDAQVMNIQRKLHDIRGCRCIFLIRYEHDDSEESVRLKRLCCQPEY; the protein is encoded by the exons ATGGATCATCGTCTTCGTTCTAGAGGAGAAAAGAAGGTTTACTCTGGATTCACAACATCCGAG ATGGAGAAAATGGAGAAAGTAATAAAAGAATCAGGGGAAAATCCTCTAAATCCTGATGTCTTTAAGATATTAGCAAGAAGATTCAA TCGATCTTCAGGACGAGCTGGAAAACCTATCTTAAAATGGACTGAT GTCCAAAATTGGTTTATTGAAAAGCAGCAATGCCTCATgtcaaaaaatacaaataaattgcCAGCTGTCCAAGAAGGTGATTCTGATATGTCTAAAG GAGAAAAAATTGTAGATCTTTCAAAGTTGGAATTCGAGGCAAAATCATCAGATAATGCATG GTATGATGTGGAAGTATTTATCACACATAGATTTATCTCAAGTGGACCT GAAGTTCTTGTAAGATATGTTGGATTTGGGATAGAAGAAGACGAATGGATTCATGTTAAAAATGTTCGTGAAAGATCTATTCCCATTGAGCATTCAGAATGCCATAAAGTCATGATTGGAGACACTGTGCTTTGTTTCCAA GAGAAAACAGATCAAGCAAGATATTATGATGCTCAAGTGATGAATATTCAAAGGAAGTTGCATGATATAAGAGGCTGCAGATGCATTTTCTTGATTCGATATGAGCATGATGACTCTGAG gaAAGTGTTCGGTTGAAGAGACTGTGTTGCCAGCCGGAATATTAG